AAACTTTTGCTATGATGAGGCTTGTTATATTTAATAATAGTCAGAGAGCAATATGCGTTATTGGTTAGTGGGATTTTTTTGTGTGGGCCTGATCTCTGGCTGTGGTGGTGATGATGGATCATCTAGTGACAACCAGGGATCTGATGAAACTGTCTCTAATGATGAAAGCCCTGATGAGAGTACCGACTCGAGCAGTGACACAGAAAGTGATACCAATTATAGCAAAATCAGCTGTAACGATGACTTGATTGCCGTTTTGACTTTGATTAATGAAAAGCGTGCACAGGAACAAACTTGTGGCAGTGAAAGTTATGGCCCTGTAGCTGAACTAAACTGGAATGCTGTATTAACTTTGGCTGCACAAGAGCACTCGGATAATATGGCTAACTATGATTTTTTCAGCCATACAGGCCTTGACGGAAGTACAGTCTCGACCCGGGTTACAGCTCAAGGTTACACGTGGTCTTATGTGGCAGAAAATATTGCTGGGGGTCAACCTAATGCGCAGTCTGTAGTTGATGCGTGGATGGGTAGTGTCGGACATTGTAAGAATATTATGAGCGAAAACCCAACGGAAATGGGCTTAGCGTGTAGTGAAAACAGCAATGTAACTTATACCTATTACTGGACACAAGTATTTGCTAAACCTCGTTAATCGTAAACAGTGAAGAGCCTTTGATATTGCAGAAAAACACGGATAACTTATTAGAATAATTACTTGTGGTTTTTATAAATAGTAACGATTTCCACGATCATTACTGTTTACTAGATGAGATGAAATCTCACAGAGAGAATATGTATAAAGGCACTTAGCAGGTCAGTCAAAAGGACAAAACAGTTGTTTTTGCTCCGTCGTCTAATATTTAACCAACTATTTTTAGCCTTTAAATGAGGCGTTATCGAGACAAAAATAATCCGAATTCACTTTATACAGAGCAGATATTTATCTGGATGTTATAAACATATTTCTGATATTAAAAATAATTAATAAGTCTTTATTTAGGTTGTGGCGACTAATATACGCTGCTACTTTATTACCTGACTATCAACGAGAGTATGAAAAACTATTGAGTAGCTTTTCATGTTGCGGAACGTAAATTTTGACTAAATATATAATCAATGTAATGAATTTTAAGCTGATTTTTCTCTTTTTAATCAGCTGGCAATTAGCCTTTATGCCTATAGTTTGGGCATCTATCGACGATACCAAAGAACCTATAAAAATAGGAAGCTATTTGATGCCAGGCTTACTTAAAGCAGATGGCACAGGCATATTTAATAAATTGAATAATGCTATATTCATGGAAATGAGTAAAGATGCCGAATTAACGCTAACATCTTTAAATAGGACGAGAAAAGGTATCAAAGATGGAACGTTTGATGTTTATTTTCCTGAATTGTGGGAGAACCTACCTGGAGAAAAGCATCAATATGTTGTTTCAAGACCCATTTTTTATAAACGCATAATATTGTTCACATTAGAAGGTTCTGGTTTGCTTGAACTCTCCGATTTTGAAAATGAACTTTTAGGTGTTGTTCAGGGGTTTTCTTACGGAAGAGAAATCAAATCAAATCCACGCTTACATTTCACCTCCCAAGAGGATGATATTGTAAATATTAAATTGTTGTTAAATAAGCGTATAGGTGGTGTTTTGGGGGGTTATCCAGGAACTGTGATAGCAGTAAAAAAGAATGATGCGGCCAATAAAATCCATTACAATCTAGATAAACCCGTAGCTGTTCTAGAAAGTTTTTATGTTTGTAAAAATGATGCCGATGGCATTAAGTTATGCAATGGTATTAATAAAGCCGTTGAATCGTTATTGCGAAAGGGAATATTAGAGCTGAATGATGACACTGGATTTAGTCGATTCAATCCTCAAGAGCATAACTAGTTGATGTGAAACGCTATGAGGTATTAGTCATTACAAGTTCACCAAGCTTATCCTTTAAATTATCACAGCGGGGGTACAAAACTTTGAAGTCCATTGTTGTTACATGGAGAAAGAAATTGAATTAAAAATAAGCTGTTCCTAGTCTTCTGTGGCAATAGTTACGGTTAGCCCCAATCTTACTCTTGGGCACAATACATCATATAGATCGTATCCCTTCACGTCATAAATCTTCCATTTAACGTTTGTTATTCTTTATTCATAATTGCTTTAATTTTATTTCAACTTACCCTCGTTAAAGCTAAATACAACTTGTATAGAGCTGTTTTGCATACGTATTCACATGTAATCAATTGTTACATTTTGTCTGATTTTTATTCTGATTTCTCACTGTTATGTATACATCCTCAACATCAATGTTAATGGGCTATTGGCTTATTATTAACCATGTAACGGTTACGGTTTTTATGTCTGTTTTAGTCTTTTTGTTATTACTCACGTATTTTTGAATACGTATGCAAAACATATCTAAAGAAAAACTCGCCCCTTATATTAAGTTGAAATTATAAAAACGAAGTCAGTTAGAAAACTGATGATAATAATATTTCAAGGATGAATATGAGGGAAAAATTATGCGTACATTTAAACCGAGTAAGCTCTCTATAGCCTTACTTTCCTGTGGTTTTATGGTGTCTTCTGGCGGGCTTTATGCTCAAGAAGCGGTGAAAGCCACACCCGAACCAGAAAACGTTGCCGCAAAAAAGAGTGATGAACAAGAGGTTGACGCAATCGAAGTGATTGAAGTGACTGGCTTTAGACGTTCACTTATTAAATCTATTAATCAGAAACGTTTTGCGGATACGGTATCAGAGCAAATAACTGCTGATGATTTAGGCGCATTGCCTGATGTTTCAATGGCTGATGCGTTAACACGTTTACCGGGTATTTCTGCCGTAAGAACAGGTGGGCAGGCCGCTGAGATTAATATTCGTGGTATGTCAGGCGGTTTTGTATCGACAACATTAAATGGTCGCGAGCAAGTATCAACCAGCGGTCAGCGTAGCGTTGAATTTGACCAATATCCATCAGAACTTATATCACAAGCCTCAGTATTCAAATCACCCAAAGTATCGCTTATTGAAGGTGGTGTGGCAGGTACGGTTGAATTAAAAACTGCCAGCCCTTTAAAAAATGAAGACAAGCATTCTTTTAATGTAAATGCTCGTGGGATGTATAACGATTTGGCAAGTGACGTACCTGATGCCACATCAACTGGTCATCGTTTTAGTGTTTCCTACCAAGGTAAATTTGCTGATGACACCTTTGGTGTCGCTCTAGGTTACGCGCGTTTATTTCAACCAAGTGCCACCACACAATTTGTTGGCCTTAACTACAGTAAATTAAGAGATGTAGACGGCTTAGCTGATGATACCAATGGACCAACCAAGGAAGAGGGGATTCACCTAGCTAAAGAATATGTTGGTGAAGGTTTTGAGTTGCAACACAAAGGAGGGGAAGAAACCCGAGATGGTTTTGTAGCGACCCTTGAGTGGCAGCCCGCTGATAACTTTAGTCTAAAATTTGATAGTTTCTATTCGAAATTTGATTCGGAAGAGTTTGCCCGTGGTTATCGAGTGAAATTTGATGGCAGCCAAGCGGCAATAGGTAATGCCACCATTATAGACAATTCAGTCATAGGCGGGACGTTCAATCGAACGTCTAACAGTTCAACGCGTGTTGAAATTGTTAATGATGACAACAGTGATTCTGATGAAGTACAAAGTTTTGGGATAAATGCCGACTGGCAAATCACTGATAATTTTAATATGGCGGTAGATTTATCGTATTCATCAGCCACCAGTGATTTTAGAAATGGCTTGATTTGGTCATTAGTTGCTGATGATGCTAATGCTGCGCAACCTGAATTTGATA
The DNA window shown above is from Colwellia psychrerythraea 34H and carries:
- a CDS encoding transporter substrate-binding domain-containing protein produces the protein MTKYIINVMNFKLIFLFLISWQLAFMPIVWASIDDTKEPIKIGSYLMPGLLKADGTGIFNKLNNAIFMEMSKDAELTLTSLNRTRKGIKDGTFDVYFPELWENLPGEKHQYVVSRPIFYKRIILFTLEGSGLLELSDFENELLGVVQGFSYGREIKSNPRLHFTSQEDDIVNIKLLLNKRIGGVLGGYPGTVIAVKKNDAANKIHYNLDKPVAVLESFYVCKNDADGIKLCNGINKAVESLLRKGILELNDDTGFSRFNPQEHN
- a CDS encoding CAP domain-containing protein gives rise to the protein MRYWLVGFFCVGLISGCGGDDGSSSDNQGSDETVSNDESPDESTDSSSDTESDTNYSKISCNDDLIAVLTLINEKRAQEQTCGSESYGPVAELNWNAVLTLAAQEHSDNMANYDFFSHTGLDGSTVSTRVTAQGYTWSYVAENIAGGQPNAQSVVDAWMGSVGHCKNIMSENPTEMGLACSENSNVTYTYYWTQVFAKPR